Proteins from a genomic interval of Trifolium pratense cultivar HEN17-A07 linkage group LG6, ARS_RC_1.1, whole genome shotgun sequence:
- the LOC123891800 gene encoding uncharacterized protein LOC123891800 has translation MIWKCSIKFSFKKFTVVKPPSNGKSDFPCWNRTTDDDAWQTSLLPTNQNIFQHIWSWQDPNRYKSFLWNIAHDKILTNDARYHRGMTKDNLCPICGDYLETVMHVVFNRKSLIGNQLLRMVTNLVNFIISSSNSNEEAQSHQSRHIDVSWKPPPQDHYKVNIDESHKKSTRISTCGGLIRDSHGKFICGFYNRLVSCYFVWVKLWSLCIGIDMTSQFNIKNIIF, from the coding sequence ATGATTTGGAAGTGCTCAATCAAATTCTCCTTCAAGAAATTTACAGTGGTCAAGCCTCCATCTAATGGGAAATCAGATTTTCCTTGTTGGAACCGTACTACAGATGACGATGCATGGCAAACATCATTGCTTCCAACAAACCAAAATATCTTTCAACATATTTGGTCATGGCAAGACCCGAATAGGTATAAGTCTTTCTTATGGAATATAGCTCACGATAAAATTCTAACTAACGATGCAAGGTATCATAGAGGTATGACTAAAGACAATCTTTGTCCTATATGTGGTGATTACCTTGAAACAGTTATGCATGTAGTGTTTAATAGGAAGTCTTTGATTGGTAATCAACTTCTTCGAATGGTAACCAACCTGGTTAATTTCATTATCTCATCTTCCAATTCTAATGAGGAGGCTCAATCTCATCAATCGCGACACATTGATGTTTCTTGGAAACCTCCACCACAAGATCACTATAAGGTTAATATTGACGAGTCTCATAAAAAGTCTACAAGAATTTCTACTTGTGGAGGTTTGATTAGAGATTCACATGGTAAATTCATTTGTGGCTTCTATAATAGACTTGTATCATGCTATTTTGTGTGGGTGAAACTATGGAGCCTTTGTATTGGAATAGATATGACAAGTCAGTTTAATatcaaaaacattattttttag
- the LOC123891796 gene encoding uncharacterized protein LOC123891796 → MAGVVQSANFSDFKCGIPELSVSENPACYYVSAQTAEGLNPNNMQHGVESRLSNVFNYSGSSFGMVDMFAHGNLPTMPYSQNSNGESSFGTVDMSVHGNIPTMPYRQYSNGESSSSSFSTQTANHHHGDIPVTLYSPNSNFGLQQGSNGGMTVSEPAYSISPHMFGADGNVNAANPNVGNASATPITGVESNSYPMNEAGPNLPNSSSNGSLSRILSLSNMVDLDYFLSDVQDNYREEPILDFNIDDFNLQNIPEIKDIGFFHGL, encoded by the exons ATGGCCGGAGTTGTTCAATCTGCAAATTTCTCTGATTTTAAGTGTGGCATCCCCGAGTTAAGCG tatcTGAGAATCCAGCATGCTATTATGTCTCTGCACAAACTGCAGAAGGTTTGAACCCAAACAATATGCAACATGGTGTGGAATCAAGATTATCTAATGTGTTTAATTACAGCGGATCATCGTTTGGTATGGTTGATATGTTTGCTCATGGAAATCTTCCAACCATGCCTTATAGTCAGAACTCAAACGGCGAATCATCATTTGGTACGGTTGATATGTCTGTTCATGGAAATATTCCAACCATGCCTTATAGGCAGTACTCAAACGGCGAATCATCATCATCTAGTTTTAGTACTCAAACGGCGAATCATCATCATGGAGATATTCCGGTTACACTTTATAGTCCGAACTCAAACTTCGGTTTACAACAAGGAAGTAACGGGGGGATGACCGTATCAGAACCTGCATATTCAATTTCTCCTCACATGTTTGGTGCCGATGGAAATGTCAACGCGGCCAACCCAAATGTTGGCAATGCTTCAGCTACGCCAATCACTGGTGTCGAGTCTAACTCATATCCGATGAATGAAGCAGGGCCGAATCTTCCAAATTCTTCTTCTAATGGATCACTTTCAAGAATACTTAGCCTTTCAAATATGGTTGATcttgattattttctttctg ATGTACAAGATAACTATCGTGAGGAACCCATCttagattttaatattgatgaTTTTAATCTTCAAAACATACCTGAAATAAAAGATATAGG ATTTTTTCATGGACTTTGA
- the LOC123891798 gene encoding uncharacterized protein LOC123891798, with amino-acid sequence MARKSVRQVSYQDVEWVQNLVERCIQLYMTPKEVVTTLQNQANIEPEFTKSVLQRLEEQNPEFFKAYYTRLALKQQIEEFNKLLEKQKQLMDLEQQTKVASLPTSNGFQYHVASSLPTSSEFHMFAANENINEAVPNFCVASATPITGTNLESNSHLANEAALDLPNTSNGSFPRNFSLPNISDLDYLFDVQDNYPEAQPFLDCTIDDFDIGSFP; translated from the exons ATGGCAAGGAAATCCGTGAGACAAGTTTCTTATCAAGATGTTGAGTGG GTGCAGAATCTCGTAGAACGATGCATACAACTGTATATGACCCCAAAAGAAGTAGTGACCACACTACAAAATCAAGCAAATATAGAACCTGAATTCACCAAATCAG TTTTGCAAAGGCTTGAAGAACAAAATCCCGAGTTCTTCAAAGCTTATTATACAAGATTGGCATTGAAGCAGCAAATAGAAGAATTCAACAAATTGCtggaaaaacaaaagcaatTAATGGACTTAGAACAACAAACTAAAGTTGCATCACTACCTACCTCTAATGGATTTCAATATCATGTTGCTTCATCACTACCTACCTCTAGTGAATTTCACATGTTCGCGGCTAACGAAAACATCAACGAGGCTGTCCCAAATTTCTGCGTTGCTTCTGCTACGCCAATCACCGGCACAAATTTAGAATCTAACTCACATTTGGCAAATGAAGCAGCTCTTGATCTTCCAAACACTTCTAATGGATCATTTCCAAGAAACTTTAGCCTTCCAAATATTTCTGATCTTGATTATCTGTTTG ATGTACAAGACAACTATCCTGAGGCACAACCCTTCCTAGATTGTACCATTGATGATTTTGATATTGGTAGCTTTCCCTAA
- the LOC123892865 gene encoding uncharacterized protein LOC123892865: MAMALNAAIYIVKMTWIALSGWITSCLTIADEFATSLRSGDIGPFHVG; the protein is encoded by the coding sequence atgGCAATGGCACTTAACGCTGCTATCTATATCGTTAAGATGACTTGGATAGCTCTCAGTGGTTGGATCACTTCTTGCTTAACTATTGCTGATGAATTCGCTACTTCTCTTCGTTCTGGTGATATTGGTCCTTTTCATGTTGGTTGA
- the LOC123890679 gene encoding two-component response regulator ARR9-like, which produces MGLAAESQFHVLAVDDSIIDRKLIERLLKTSSYQVTTVDSGSKALEFLGLCENDETNPNTPSVFPNNHQEVEVNLVITDYCMPGMTGYDLLKKIKESSSLKNIPVVIMSSENVPSRINRCLEEGAEEFFLKPVRLSDLSRLKPHMKKTKLKDQKQETEQKFENSEIIQNDQKQTPKSQIQHSDTESQSQTQLQAHSTIDQQQQSLQQGNNNKRKNMEQGLSSDTDRTRPRYSGIATVV; this is translated from the exons ATGGGATTGGCTGCAGAGTCACAGTTTCATGTTTTGGCTGTTGATGATAGCATCATAGATAGGAAACTTATTGAGAGGCTTCTCAAAACCTCTTCATATCAAG TTACAACAGTTGATTCTGGTAGCAAGGCTTTAGAGTTTTTGGGTCTATGTGAAAATGATGAGACCAACCCAAATACACCATCTGTCTTTCCTAATAATCATCAg GAAGTGGAAGTAAATCTTGTTATAACAGATTACTGTATGCCTGGCATGACAGGCTATGATTTGCTTAAGAAAATCAAG GAATCATCATCATTGAAAAACATACCAGTGGTTATTATGTCATCCGAGAATGTGCCTTCAAGAATCAATAG ATGTTTGGAGGAAGGAGCAGAGGAATTTTTCTTGAAACCTGTAAGACTATCAGATTTGAGTAGACTTAAACCTCACATGAAGAAAACCAAATTGAAAGATCAAAAGCAAGAAACAGaacaaaaatttgaaaactCAGAAATTATTCAAAATGATCAAAAACAAACACCAAAATCTCAAATTCAACATTCAGATACAGAATCACAATCACAGACACAGTTACAAGCACATTCAACTATagatcaacaacaacaatcacTACAACAAGGGAACAATAACAAGAGAAAGAATATGGAACAAGGTCTTTCATCTGACACAGATAGAACAAGACCAAGATACAGTGGCATAGCTACTGTTGTATGA
- the LOC123891797 gene encoding uncharacterized protein LOC123891797, whose translation MAKQSVKQVTLQDVKLVHNLIERCIQLYMTPKEIVTTLQNEAKIGPEFTKTVWQRLEEQNPEFFKAYYTRLALKQQIDEFNKLLEKQKQLMDLEQQTKVASLPTSNGFQYHVASSSLPYSNGTNTPISKFIPP comes from the exons ATGGCAAAGCAATCCGTGAAGCAAGTTACACTTCAAGATGTTAAGCTg GTGCATAATCTCATAGAACGATGCATACAACTGTATATGACCCCAAAAGAAATAGTGACCACACTACAAAATGAAGCAAAAATAGGACCTGAATTCACCAAAACAG TTTGGCAAAGGCTTGAAGAACAAAATCCTGAATTCTTCAAAGCTTATTATACAAGATTGGCATTGAAGCAACAAATAGATGAATTCAACAAATTGCTAGAGAAACAAAAGCAATTAATGGACTTAGAACAACAAACTAAAGTTGCATCACTACCTACCTCTAATGGATTTCAATATCATGTTGCTTCATCATCACTGCCCTATTCTAATGGAACAAATACCCCCATTAGTAAGTTTATACCTCCATAA